The bacterium genome contains the following window.
TGCACGCTACGACGGCATGCTGGCTGCCGTGCCGAACCCCAGCGTCTTGCTGGCTCCCTTGAGCACCCAGGAAGCGGTCTTGTCCTCCCGCATCGAGGGAACCCAAGCGACGATGGGTGAGGTGCTGGAGTTCGAAGCCGGGCAGGCGGCGTCCCCCGAGCGGCGGGAGGACATCCATGAGGTGCTCAACTACCGCGCCGCGATGCGCGAGGCCGAGCGCCTCCTGGTCACCCTGCCCCTCTCGCTGCGCGTGATCCGCGAAGCCCACAAGGTTCTGCTTGCCGGCGTTCGCGGCGAGAACAAGGCACCCGGCGAGTACCGGCGCGGGCCGAATTGGATCGGGCCGCCGGGTTGCGCGATCGAGAACGCGCACTTTGTACCGATCGGCGCCGACAAGCTCGAGGACGCGTTGAGTCGCTGGGAGCGCTACGCCCATGATGACGCGCCGGACCGACTCGTCCAGCTCGCCATCCTGCACGCGGAGTTCGAGGCCCTGCATCCTTTCCTCGACGACAACGGTCGCTTGGGCCGGATGCTCGTGCCGCTGTTCCTCTGGCAGGCTGGGCTGATCCGCCGGCCGACCTTCTACATCAGCGCCTACTTCGAGGCCCGGCGCGACAGCTATTACGACGGCCTGCTCTCCGTCTCCCGGGACGACAACTGGACCGGGTGGATCCGGTTCTTCCTTGAGGCCATCCGCGCTCAGGCGGAGGACAACCTAGCCAAGGCCCAGGGGATCCTCGCGCTGTATGAGGAGATGAAGCAGCGGGTCCCCGAGATGACCCGATCGCGTTTCGCCATTCTCGCGCTCGACTGGATCTTCGAGCGGCCGATCTTCAGGAGTTCGGACTTCGTGGATTCGGCGGGGATTCCACGCCCGACCGCGAAACGCTTCCTCGGCGTCTTGCAGGACGGCGAGGTGCTGCGGACCCTCGCAGAAGGAAGTGGCCGTCGGGCAGCGGTTCTTGCCTTCCCTGCCCTCCTTAACATTGCCGAAGGGCGGGAAGTCCTTTGATGCGCATGCATTGCAGGCAAGCTGCTTTGTCGCTCACTTAGGCCAAGAAAGTGATCCACAACCGCCTTTGTGGCGAACGCTTGAGCCGCTTCGTGGGGCGACTCCGCCTCCTATCGCTTGCGATTCCAACATCCTGCAACCATTGAACCATTGATTGCGGGTCTCAAGCTCGGTATTCTGCGCGCCGTAACCGCCGCCGGCCCGTCCGGCCCGACCTAACCCAAGACCCGCCCGCAGGATCGGCATGCCCTCTGCCCCCGAGCATCGCGAGGACGCCCCCAGCGCGCAGCCGACCGCAGCCCCCGCGGCCTGCGCGCTCCCCGGCCTCGCGACGCCTAACGAGGAGCAGCGCGCCGCCTGGATGGCCGCCCTCGCCGTCCACCGCTGCATTCACTGCGCGGGCGATCTCGGCAAGGGCTGGCGCACCGAGGACGGCCCCTTCTGCTGCCGCGGCTGCCGGGCCGTCTACGAGCTGCTCCACGGCGAGGGCCTGACGCGCTACTACGACCTCCGCCAGGGCCCGCAGGCCCCCGTGCCCACCCTGCGCCCGGACAGCTTCGCCTGGCTGGACCGTCTCCTCGCTGAGGAAGGGGAGCGCGCCGCGGCCGGACCCGCCGGCCAGGCTGCCGCCACCGCCACAGCCGAACCCGCCCCCGGGGGCGGCCGCGCGTCCGGCC
Protein-coding sequences here:
- a CDS encoding Fic family protein, which translates into the protein MAPVVYHEGRFPPTALDWERLIPLLGPAAAAVARYDGMLAAVPNPSVLLAPLSTQEAVLSSRIEGTQATMGEVLEFEAGQAASPERREDIHEVLNYRAAMREAERLLVTLPLSLRVIREAHKVLLAGVRGENKAPGEYRRGPNWIGPPGCAIENAHFVPIGADKLEDALSRWERYAHDDAPDRLVQLAILHAEFEALHPFLDDNGRLGRMLVPLFLWQAGLIRRPTFYISAYFEARRDSYYDGLLSVSRDDNWTGWIRFFLEAIRAQAEDNLAKAQGILALYEEMKQRVPEMTRSRFAILALDWIFERPIFRSSDFVDSAGIPRPTAKRFLGVLQDGEVLRTLAEGSGRRAAVLAFPALLNIAEGREVL